From a single Helicovermis profundi genomic region:
- a CDS encoding nucleotidyltransferase domain-containing protein, which yields MYGLLKRDLDYIIKSVSKYSEIEEVIIFGSRAMGNFKKASDIDLALKGDLVDRNILRRVNEDLNEVYPIPYFLDIINYQDISNEKLKTHIDDVGKSIWHK from the coding sequence ATGTATGGTTTACTGAAAAGAGATTTAGATTATATAATAAAATCTGTTAGTAAATATTCAGAAATAGAAGAAGTTATTATTTTTGGAAGTCGTGCGATGGGCAATTTTAAGAAAGCTTCTGATATAGATTTAGCGTTAAAAGGAGATTTAGTTGATAGAAATATATTAAGACGAGTTAATGAAGATTTAAATGAAGTTTATCCTATACCTTACTTTCTTGATATAATTAACTATCAAGATATTTCAAATGAAAAATTAAAAACTCATATTGATGATGTTGGTAAATCTATTTGGCATAAATGA
- a CDS encoding nucleotidyltransferase substrate binding protein, translating into MDNYKDIRWKQRFENFEKSYRLLDRYISRPIENELEQAGIIQLFEISFELAWKVMKDYLESYEFYVKSPRETIKQALQMELIDNGYIWIDALSDRNLTVHTYDEKLAEKMAKDIVNVYFPEVKKLYEKLSKEI; encoded by the coding sequence ATGGATAATTATAAAGATATTAGATGGAAACAGAGATTTGAAAATTTCGAAAAATCATATAGACTTCTTGATAGATATATTTCGCGTCCTATTGAAAATGAATTAGAGCAAGCCGGAATTATTCAGTTATTTGAAATCTCATTTGAACTAGCTTGGAAAGTTATGAAAGATTACCTTGAATCATATGAGTTTTATGTAAAAAGCCCTAGAGAAACTATAAAGCAAGCACTTCAGATGGAATTGATCGATAATGGTTATATCTGGATAGATGCGCTTTCAGATAGAAATTTAACTGTTCATACTTATGATGAAAAACTAGCTGAGAAAATGGCTAAAGATATTGTTAATGTATATTTTCCAGAAGTAAAAAAATTGTATGAAAAACTAAGTAAGGAGATTTAA